The window TAGCTGAGATCGACCTGAAACGTATTGATGACTTGGCACTGCGTCCTGCAAGAATATTTGTGGGTTTGACCTTTGTAGGGATGAGCGCCTTGATGATTCTGCTTCTGTTGATTTATATGGGTACGCTGCATCCCACCCTTGGACACTACAGTTGGTATGCCTATGTATGGTTTGTCAGCCTAGGAGTAGCTGGCATGGTCATGCTTGGGCGAGAGGCCATGCGAACAAACCGAGTTACAAGTCAAATCCCAGAGAGCCGTTTTTCAGATCACCATGCTTCGAGTAAGTAGTTCTGCTAAGCTGCGCGATCGCCTTAAGCCAGCTACTCATCGTCCCATGCCTCTACTTCAAGCAGCAGAGATACGGGATCTTGCATAGCGAAATCGTAGGCTTGCAGTTCATGCTTCCAATAGGGCCAATCATCTCCGTAGAGAAAGGCAATTTTCCAAAGG is drawn from Cyanobacteriota bacterium and contains these coding sequences:
- a CDS encoding DUF4327 family protein, giving the protein MTHHTIAHTQIPVPSMHPMVQLQRHVRSLVEAKVLKPTDSLWKIAFLYGDDWPYWKHELQAYDFAMQDPVSLLLEVEAWDDE